In Achromobacter xylosoxidans A8, a single window of DNA contains:
- a CDS encoding glutamine amidotransferase, whose product MTAAIPSALPVLILHTGDPDDTLKSQFGGYAEQLAQAAGLSAEAMEIVPVHEGKRPQAPARYRAALITGSPAMVTDKEPWSEDTAAWLREAAAAGLPMFGVCYGHQLLAYALGGKVGYNPAGREVGTQTVELLPPAAGDKLLAGLPPTFPAQMLHAQTVLQPPPGAAVLARSDLDEHQMIRIGRNVFSTQFHPEFGPDFIRAHLERFGRRYAAENLDVPGLSANVRATPVAGGLLRRFLDAYAPA is encoded by the coding sequence ATGACCGCTGCAATACCCTCCGCTCTACCCGTCCTGATCCTGCATACCGGCGATCCGGACGATACGCTCAAAAGCCAGTTCGGCGGCTATGCCGAACAACTCGCGCAGGCCGCCGGCCTGAGCGCCGAGGCCATGGAAATCGTGCCCGTGCACGAAGGCAAGCGGCCGCAGGCCCCCGCCCGCTATCGCGCCGCCCTGATCACGGGCTCGCCCGCCATGGTGACCGACAAGGAACCCTGGAGCGAGGACACCGCCGCCTGGCTGCGCGAAGCCGCCGCGGCCGGCCTGCCCATGTTCGGCGTGTGCTACGGCCACCAGCTCCTGGCCTACGCGCTGGGCGGCAAGGTCGGCTACAACCCCGCCGGACGCGAGGTCGGCACCCAGACGGTCGAACTGCTGCCGCCCGCCGCCGGCGACAAGCTGCTGGCGGGACTGCCGCCCACCTTTCCCGCCCAGATGCTGCACGCGCAGACCGTGCTGCAACCGCCCCCCGGCGCCGCCGTACTGGCGCGGTCGGACCTGGACGAGCACCAGATGATCCGCATCGGCCGCAACGTGTTCTCGACCCAGTTCCATCCCGAATTCGGTCCCGACTTCATCCGCGCCCACCTGGAACGCTTCGGCCGCCGCTACGCGGCTGAAAACCTGGACGTCCCGGGGCTGTCCGCCAATGTCCGCGCCACCCCCGTGGCCGGCGGCCTGTTGCGGCGCTTCCTCGACGCCTACGCGCCCGCGTAG
- a CDS encoding GGDEF domain-containing protein — protein MIAPVNLLLIAALAGVLALCVLGSLARSGMAGIKEAIRANLLTLAAFGLYAFQVTEAPLWVSVIASNTAVVLALCAYYTGLRRLVGLTVPRRLMALASSATLLVLAFYTYIEPEVGPRMVVMSGLMFGFMAAIAMTVKRGMPMNRSRYSYHFVRVVALVSAAVCAARAAVYLFDIATAQALLQPTAWNIAFMTLGVLTMPCLTLGTIMIIHDRMLADREQEASTDFLTGLMSRKAWWLQAERYCAQALRTRRPLTLLLLDIDYFKRINDTHGHAAGDAVLRHFGLLATATLRTGDHVGRVGGEEFAVLFPDMRSDAVMDVAERLLDSVRRTPCAHGGSTISYTFSAGVADWMPGESLQAFFERADRKLYAAKAAGRNRITGPGQEAERQPLPEAA, from the coding sequence ATGATCGCTCCCGTGAACTTGCTTTTGATAGCGGCATTGGCGGGAGTGCTTGCGCTGTGCGTGCTGGGGTCCCTGGCCCGCAGCGGCATGGCGGGCATCAAGGAGGCGATACGCGCCAACCTGCTGACGCTGGCAGCGTTCGGGCTCTATGCCTTCCAGGTCACCGAGGCGCCGTTGTGGGTGTCGGTGATCGCCAGCAATACCGCCGTGGTCCTGGCGCTATGCGCGTACTACACGGGATTGCGCCGGCTGGTGGGCCTTACCGTGCCCAGGCGCCTCATGGCGCTGGCTTCCAGCGCAACGTTGCTGGTGCTGGCGTTCTACACCTACATCGAACCCGAGGTCGGACCTCGCATGGTGGTCATGTCCGGGCTGATGTTCGGGTTCATGGCGGCCATCGCCATGACGGTCAAGCGCGGCATGCCGATGAACCGGTCCCGCTACAGCTACCATTTCGTGCGCGTGGTGGCGCTGGTGTCCGCGGCGGTGTGCGCGGCGCGCGCCGCCGTCTACCTGTTCGATATCGCGACGGCGCAGGCCCTGCTGCAGCCCACGGCGTGGAACATCGCGTTCATGACGCTGGGCGTGCTGACGATGCCATGCCTGACCCTGGGCACCATCATGATCATCCACGACCGGATGCTGGCGGACCGCGAACAGGAGGCCAGCACGGATTTCCTGACGGGCCTGATGTCGCGCAAGGCGTGGTGGCTGCAGGCCGAGCGCTATTGCGCCCAGGCCTTGCGCACGCGGCGGCCGCTGACGCTGCTGTTGCTGGACATCGACTATTTCAAACGCATCAATGATACTCACGGCCATGCGGCCGGCGACGCGGTGCTGCGGCATTTCGGCCTGCTGGCCACCGCCACGCTGCGCACCGGCGACCACGTCGGGCGGGTCGGCGGCGAGGAATTCGCGGTGCTGTTTCCCGACATGCGCAGCGATGCGGTGATGGACGTGGCGGAGCGCCTGCTGGATTCGGTGCGGCGCACGCCCTGTGCGCACGGTGGCAGCACTATTTCCTATACCTTCAGCGCCGGCGTGGCGGACTGGATGCCCGGGGAGAGCCTGCAGGCATTTTTCGAACGTGCCGACCGCAAGCTGTATGCGGCCAAGGCTGCAGGGCGCAACCGCATCACGGGCCCGGGGCAGGAGGCTGAGCGCCAGCCGTTGCCCGAGGCCGCCTGA
- a CDS encoding NfeD family protein: MWIWLGLAALALIGELATGTFYLLLVALGLAAGGVAAWLGAGLEWQLVGCGIVLLLGLLVLRKTRVLKKREVDSARNADVNLDIGQTVSVEAWSDQGTARVWYRGAHWQAELAQGQAPVAGEQTIIEMRGSILVLAPRGTPGSA, translated from the coding sequence ATGTGGATCTGGCTGGGACTGGCCGCGCTGGCCCTGATCGGGGAACTGGCGACGGGGACTTTCTATCTGCTGCTGGTGGCCCTGGGCCTGGCGGCAGGCGGCGTGGCCGCATGGTTGGGCGCGGGCCTGGAGTGGCAACTGGTGGGCTGCGGCATCGTGCTGCTGCTGGGCCTGCTGGTCCTGCGCAAGACCCGCGTGCTGAAAAAGCGCGAGGTCGATTCCGCCCGCAATGCCGATGTGAACCTGGACATCGGCCAGACCGTGTCGGTCGAGGCCTGGTCGGACCAGGGCACCGCGCGCGTCTGGTACCGCGGCGCGCACTGGCAGGCGGAGCTGGCCCAGGGCCAGGCGCCGGTGGCTGGCGAACAAACCATCATCGAAATGCGCGGCTCGATTCTGGTGCTGGCCCCCAGGGGCACGCCGGGATCGGCCTGA
- a CDS encoding SPFH domain-containing protein — MIDTSTIVLLVIVALAILIVIKAIAIVPQQHAWVVERLGKFDRVLSPGAGFVIPFIERVSYKHSLKEIPLDVPSQVCITRDNTQLQVDGVLYFQVTDPMRASYGSSNYISAITQLAQTTLRSVIGKMELDRTFEERDSINSNIVASLDEAALNWGVKVLRYEIKDLTPPNEILRSMQAQITAEREKRALIAASEGRRQEQINIATGEREAAIARSEGEKQAQINQAQGEAAAVLAIAEATAKAITQVADAVRQPGGMEAVNLKVAERYVEAFGNVAKEGNTLILPANLADVGGMIASAMTIVKSTRNS; from the coding sequence ATGATCGATACATCCACCATCGTCCTGCTTGTCATCGTCGCGTTGGCGATACTGATAGTCATCAAGGCCATCGCCATCGTGCCCCAGCAGCACGCCTGGGTGGTCGAGCGCCTGGGCAAGTTCGACCGGGTCTTGTCGCCCGGCGCGGGCTTTGTCATCCCGTTCATCGAGCGCGTGTCGTACAAGCATTCGCTCAAGGAAATCCCGCTGGACGTGCCCAGCCAGGTTTGCATCACGCGCGACAACACGCAGCTGCAGGTCGACGGCGTGCTGTACTTCCAGGTGACCGACCCGATGCGCGCCTCCTACGGTTCGTCGAACTACATCTCGGCCATCACGCAGCTGGCGCAGACGACCCTGCGTTCGGTCATCGGCAAGATGGAGCTGGACCGCACCTTCGAAGAGCGCGATTCCATCAACAGCAACATCGTCGCTTCGCTGGACGAGGCGGCGCTGAACTGGGGCGTGAAGGTGCTGCGCTACGAGATCAAGGACTTGACCCCGCCCAACGAGATCTTGCGTTCGATGCAGGCCCAGATCACCGCCGAGCGTGAAAAACGCGCCCTGATCGCGGCCTCCGAAGGCCGCCGCCAGGAGCAGATCAACATCGCCACCGGCGAGCGCGAAGCCGCGATTGCCCGTTCCGAAGGCGAAAAGCAGGCGCAGATCAACCAGGCGCAGGGCGAGGCCGCTGCGGTGTTGGCGATTGCCGAGGCCACCGCCAAGGCCATCACCCAGGTGGCCGACGCCGTGCGCCAGCCCGGCGGCATGGAAGCCGTGAACCTGAAGGTCGCCGAGCGCTACGTCGAGGCGTTCGGCAACGTCGCCAAGGAAGGCAACACGCTGATTCTGCCGGCGAACCTGGCGGATGTGGGCGGCATGATTGCTTCCGCCATGACCATCGTGAAGTCCACCCGCAACAGCTGA
- the smpB gene encoding SsrA-binding protein SmpB, giving the protein MSIIDNRKATHDYFIEDRYEAGLVLQGWEVKAIRDGRVQLKESYVIVRDGELYLLGMHVSPLPTASTHIHPDAMRTRKLLLKAEEISKLIGKVEQRGYTLVPLNLHYKNGRIKLDFALGRGKKMFDKRDTAREKDWQREKERIMKHDTRAPRKSKDD; this is encoded by the coding sequence ATGAGCATTATCGACAATCGCAAGGCCACGCACGACTATTTCATCGAAGACCGCTACGAGGCCGGCCTGGTGCTGCAAGGCTGGGAAGTCAAGGCGATCCGCGATGGCCGCGTGCAGCTCAAGGAAAGCTACGTCATCGTGCGCGACGGCGAGCTGTACCTGCTGGGCATGCACGTCAGCCCCCTGCCCACGGCCTCCACCCATATCCACCCCGATGCCATGCGCACGCGCAAGCTGCTGCTCAAGGCCGAGGAAATCAGCAAGCTCATCGGCAAGGTCGAGCAGCGCGGCTACACGCTGGTGCCGCTCAACCTGCATTACAAGAACGGGCGCATCAAGCTGGACTTCGCGCTGGGCCGCGGCAAGAAGATGTTCGACAAGCGCGACACCGCGCGCGAAAAAGACTGGCAGCGCGAAAAGGAACGCATCATGAAGCACGACACCCGCGCCCCGCGCAAGAGCAAGGACGATTGA